The Arachis ipaensis cultivar K30076 chromosome B03, Araip1.1, whole genome shotgun sequence region AGGCATATTTACATTCATCATCAAAGGAAAAAGGGTTTCTCACCACCAGCAGATTGCTTAGTGgctttgctattttggaaaaatctTTAATGAATCTTCGATAGAATCCAGCATGCCCTAAGAAGCTTCTAACAGCTTTCACATTAGTTGGTAAAGaaagtttttctataatttctactTTTGCCTTGTCAACCTCTATACCCTCTCTTGAAATTTTGtgaccaagaacaatgccttcgggtagcatgaaatggcatttctcccagtttaaaaccaaattggtttcttggcaccttttcaagactAGGGTAAGATGGTGCAAGCAAGCATTGAAAGaatcaccaaaaacagagaagtcgtccataaaaacttcaataaatttttctaccatgtccGAGAAGATTGATagcatacatctctgaaaggtaGCTGGGGTATTAcacagtccaaatggcattctcctgtatgCGAAGACTCCAAAGGGGCAGGTgaaggaggtcttctcttgatccatggggtcaaccactatttgattatacccagaatatccatCAAGAAAATAGTAATAAGCATGGCCAGCCAacctttcaagcatctggtcaatgaaagggagggggaagtgatcctttcGTGTGACATCATTCAGcctcctataatcaatgcacatcctccaccctgTCACTGTTCGTgttggaataagctcattcttctcattgacaATGACAGTCATCCCCCCTTTCTTGGGTACTACTTGCACTGGACTGACCCATGGACTGTCGgagataggataaataatcccagctttACATAACTTCAGGACTTCCTTTTGAACAACCTCCTCCATTGTGGGATttaatcttctttgaggttgtaccactggtttgaAATTTTCCTCCAAGAGTattttgtgcatgcatatggTAGGGCTTATGCCTTTCAAGTCATCAATGGTCCACCCCAATACATCCTTGTGAGCTCTCAATACTACAAGgagtttttcttcttcctctgcaCTCAGTGTAGAGTTGATGATTACTGGGAAGCTGTCCTTTTcaccaaggaatgcatatttaagATGAGGGGGTAATGGTTTCAACTCTTGTTGTGGTGCCTCTTCTTTCTTGGCTTCACTTGGTTCCTCTGGTGCTTCCAATTTATTCTCTTCTTGTTCTTGGATATCCTGGACTTCCTCCTGTTTCACTTGATGGTTTGTTTCAAATACTTCTTCAACCAAAGAATCCACCACATCAACCCTCATGCAACTCTCTTTCTCAGCGGGGTATTGCATTGCCTTGAAGACATTTATGGTCATTTGCTCATCATGTACTCTGAAGATTATCTCTCCCTTTTCCACATCAATGATTGTTCTAGCTGTAgccaaaaagggtctaccaaggataaCTGAGTTGCTCCCCTCTTTATCCATGTCTAGGACCACAAAATCCGCTGGGAATATAAAATTTCCCACTTTCACCAAGAGGTTCTCAACTACACCATTTGGTATTTTGATAGATCTGTCAGCAAGTTGGAGTGACATCCTTGTGGGTTTCAGCTCTTCTATCATCATTTTCTTCATCATAGTAAGAGGCATTAAgttaatgcttgctcccaggtcataTAGTGATTTATCAATGGCTATACTCCCAATTGTGCATGGTATGAGGAAGCTGCCTGGGTCCTTAAGTTTTGGTGGCAGTCCCTTTTGAATAATGGCACTACACTCTTGAGTGAGAATCACTGTTTCTTtctcttgccaacttctcttcttggtaATTAATTCtttaagaaactttgcatataATGGCATTTGTTCTAAATCTTCTGCCAATGGAATGTTGATTTCaagtttcttaaagatttccaagaacCTTGGAAATTGTTGATCCTTCGTTCCTTTGTGTATCCTGGTTGGGTATGGAAGCTTGGGCACATAGGCTTTCACCCCTTCATTCTTGTTCTCCTACTGTGGCTTCACATTCTCCTTGTTGTTGAGGTGGCTATTTTGAGTGGGTGTCTTGCTTTGTGGCTTTTCATCTCCTTTGCTTTCTTGAGGCGTTGATGCCTTTTCTTCATCTTGCTCATCCACCGTGTCTTGCTCTTTGAGTTTTGTTGCTTCCTTGTTAGAACTTTCTCCGagtactttaccacttctcaactgAAGAGCTTTACATTCTTCTATTGGGTTGGGCACTGTATCACTTGGGAGGACGTTGGTTGGCCGTTCAGCTTGTTTGGCCAATTGTCCCACTTGCCGTTCAAGGCTCTTCATGGTAGCTTCATATCTCTCTTGCCCTTTGAGCAAGTTTTGAGTGGACTGAGCAATTGTTTGTAGGGCTACCTCAAGACTTGAAATCCTATTTTTATGATGGTCAATTGGTGGTATGATGGGGGTAgattgttgttgctggaagttgtTTGTAGGGCTGGTGTGGTAATTTTGTGGGTTAGATGTTGGTGTGGGAAAGTTATATTGATGAGTTTGTGGATTGTTGTGAGGTGGttgatatgtgttttgtggtttcttgtattgGTTAGTGTTGTTAGATGAGTGATTTTGGCTGTGTGTGTTGCggggatggttggagttgttATTCTTCTGCCAATGTTTTTGACTATCAACCCATCTCAGGTTGGGGTGATTCCTCCGGGATGAGTTGTATGTGTCACCATGGAAGTCATTTTGAGATGAACTTGAGGTATTTTACATGTATTGAACCTGTTCTTGTTGCTGCTCAATATTGCCTGCTTCATTTTGACACCATTCAATTGAAGCTTGATTTGTTGTGCTCACTGAAGCTAGTTGGAGGCCATCTATTCTCTTAGCCATCATTTCCATTTGTTGTtggatttgttggtgcatcaacttgttctgtgccaagattgtgtccactccttctagttccAACACACCCTTCTTTTGAACGGGTTGGCGTTGCCTCTGATGAGCATAGAAGTATTGGTTATTTgccaccatgtctatgagattttgggcttcctcagcTGTCTTCATTAATTGTAGCGAGCCTCCTGCAGAGTAATCCAAGGACTCTTGAGATTTCAAAGTTAACCcctcatagaaattttggagtttatcccattcactgaacatctcaggtggacatttcctaattagagctttgtatcgttcccatgcctcatacaatgACTCCCCATCTAATTGAGTGAATATTTGCACCTCCGTTTTCAACCTgatgatcctctgaggtggataGAACTTAGATAGGAATTtattcaccaaatcatcccatgtGTTGATACTTTCTTTGGGGAATGTCTCCAGCCATTGAGATGCCTTGTCTCTCAAAGAAAATGGGAACAACAGCAGCTTGTAAATATCTGGATGCACcccatttgtcttgacagtttcacaTTTTCTTAGGAAAATAGACAGGTGTTGATTTAGATTCTCAAGGGGACCTtctccataggaacaattattTTGCACCTAAGTGATaagctgaggcttcaattcaaagttgtgtgcatgaacattgggagtgagtatactgctcccacagtgTCTTGGATTGGGGAAAGTGTAagaagctagaactctcctttgaggtgggttGTTATTGTTGGCAACTCCCTCAGGGGGGTTATGCGAATTGCCCTCCATGACTTGGTCTTCTCTTTCTGAATCTTCCTCACCAATGACCCTTTTTCCTGTTGCTTCTCTTCTTAACCTTCGGAGGATTCTCTCGTCTTCAGGATCAAATCTCCTTGCCTCTGACATACACAAACACACACAAACCAACAACACAAATGAaatactctattgctagagtaaaGTTACAGTTAGTGAAACaaaatatcaaacagttagtgggatttaacaaagaaaagaaaaatgcttaatctaaactaccattcacgtaatcattgtcaatcttttccaatccccggcaacggcgccaaaaacttgatacgcgaaaattataaattattaacgCGCAAccgacaagtataccgggtcgtatcaagtaataaaactcactaagagtgaggtcgatcccacggagatttgtggattaagcaactttagttaaatgatatatttagtcaagcaaacatggttttgatttcatgagatttgtgatttttgaacataattgcaaaaatttaaatggcaaggaatttaaagaactagaatagagaaagaaaatgaaagtgaataactgaaacttaaatttcaagaaacttaaatgacatggaAGATAAATTGCAAAaaagtaaagattgcagaattttaaagagcagaagagtaaatttcaagaaatagagaaacagaatgtaaatggcaattataataaattgcaagaatgtagagGGGAATTGGGTAGTGAGTATTCAAAGaactaaagaacaaaagagatgagaattaatgatggagagatcattagggatcagagatgtaAATTTTCGTGAATTGATGTtactcaattccttctcaatcatgggtatagatccatgacggattgtgaataattgaatcccaatctcttggcaattcaatttctcttcaacacaatcaattgccactctcgtgatctaattggtcatgagaagaggtgaagttcaatttctaatccaaggcCACACAACTTCCAGGATCTAAGGggggttacatctcacataccaacccaaagtgtattgatcaaagaaatcatgaaaggatgaactctaaactgagttacatggctcctttctcaagttcaccatATAATTCATGTAGATTCAACCCTTCTCTCGAATGTAgttgaatctttgaagaacaagagtttcctcttagatgaaccacttgaattgagaaggagaagaagaattatcaacccattcaaataaacagagctcctccccctaatgaaggtggggtttagtgaatcatagctctaaattcaaTAATAAATGTAAAagttgaaaattaaactaagtgtagagaataatcaagaagaagaagaagaagtattcCTTttaaaaactgaaattcaaagttacaagaaaaacaaaatagaagacggGTGAGATGCAGTAAAAATGCTAGTGTAATAGTAAAAGTCCTAAAAAGTAAAAAGTTCAAAAAAAGTTCCCCTAAAGTAAAAActccttctctatttatactagtcCTAAGACTCATTTGGAGATCTTCAATTGGGTTAGCAATGTGGGCTTTATCCTCGTTGAATATTGGCTCAATGGATGGAAGTATTCCCCTTTTGAAGAGAGCAAATAGAGCAGAGCAAGTCTTCATCAATTCTGGCCCAATTGGGCGTTACTGGCAAACACGCCAGTTCACAGCACATTGGCAACGTGCTATTGAATTTCCTGGACACCAGGCTTGGGCGTTGTTGGCCTAAGTTATTGCCAAACACTTGACTCAGTTTTGATGCCCAAAGTTGCCTCTGGTTTGAGCTTCAATTTTGTGcttcactatagactattatacatggttggaaagctctgaatgtcagcttttaaCTGCAACTagaagcacctcaattggatctctgtagctcaagttatgtttcATTGAAGAAGACAAGGTCAGACtgcctggcgttgttgcccaagttgttggcaaaacacgccagcaacaacgccCTTAGTCTCTGAGGCTCTAAATAAAGCCAGCTTTTGAGTCTTCAAATGAACTCCAATCTCatactatcatatatggttggaaagctcttgatgtctactttccaatgctactaaaatcacctcatttggagtttttaagctcaagatatgctcctttgaagagggcaaggtcaggctgcctggcgttgttgcccaagttgttggcaaaacacgccagcaACAACACCCATCCTTCTTTTCTGGTGGCtgcctggcgttgttgcccaagttgttggcaaaacacgccagcaACAATGTGCATCCTTCCTCTTTGGTGGCttcctggcgttgttgcccaagttattgGCAAAACACGCCAGGAACAACGTGCATGGCTCTTCTTTGGTGGCTTCCTGGCATTGTTGCCCAAGTTATTGGCAAAACACGCCAGGAACAACGTGCCTCCTCTTCTTTGGTGATTTTCTGGCATTGTTGCCCAAGTTATTGGCAAAACACGCCAGGGACAATGCTCAAGCCTTCTTCTCCCTGGCAGCTTGATTTGTTGGGCGTTGTTGCTggagttgttgctgaacacgcaGCCAACAATGCCCCTTCTTCCTCCTTGCTCCATCACCTACCATAAACCAAAGAATTTTCCTCAAAATTTTGCCATCTTATGCACTAATTTTCAAGTGAATCATTCACATAAACTTATATATAAACTCCTTGAGTCATTTGCATGAATTATGTCAAATTTCACTTAGTTCTTGGTTCATGGATGCATGGATGAAAAACTCACAAAATTGCTCATTTATTTCAAAGAAAGTGAATGAAATTtagctaaaactaactaaactaactagttaaaatggtaaatatgcgaatgcatcagccgtgatgtgtttgttgagtgattttagagtttatagggcaagaatggcctagaagagagaaaaaaagcaTGCACAAGGGGAAGGAACATGAAAAATTGGATTTTGGGAATTCAGCTTCGACGGGCACGCGTGGGTGCAGAAAGCAGGGTATGGCGCGCGAAGATTGGCGCATCCGCGTGGATTTGTGAAATCTCCATCAACAcgcacgcgtgcttgacgcgtacgcgtgacgagctgcacgtgacctcattaagtgcctggcaatttctgaggctcaacatgcccaaattcaagctggttctgcatggaaaagacccaagaactctagggggaaaggggggatcattcattatacacttagacacaattttagctagtttttggtttttgttcttctagagagagaaacccttgttcctctctagatatagtttgatttgatcttcccttgttgaattttgaattgggttttgttgatttctagttttgattacttaattttaatttcttagtataattttgtttagatcttgtgttagatttatgtttcttgttaatTCTCATTTTCCACCCTTATTATGAACCTTGTAGATCTTGAAtggttaatgttacattgatgatttccatgattaattgtgttgtttgagtgattttccATTagtaattgttagtgggtaccatttaatttcaatttaattgtatTTTGACTATGTCTTTTAGTAAAgcctaccatgtgtttgatgaaatgtttcctttgattatagagtagttttctttacttttggcctaggctaagggaattgggtaaacttgagtcattgggtctaatggatttggtgatttgagaacccttagtggtcaatttgataaccattgacactagcctactactaagtcaattggtagctaggttggaccttatggattgatgttgatcaagccatttgatatacttcaagtatagaagtaaacttaatgagcttggttcttcataatcatcaagatatggttattagacaaggatagtgatcccaattcctatgcctagccaagagttgcttttattattcatatttgaaaaccaaaaatttcaattgcttaattctagttatagttacttgtttagtgaTCCgaggattatttgtcggttgagagctatacttgcaacgtgaataattttgtgaaattcttcacCGACACTAGTCGttgcatcaaatttttggtgccgttgccggggaatggttgcaacgtatgccttgacattggttatgtgaatatgtgaatagtgtagatagtttacttgctttcaatacttagttgtagtttagatttcttttgtatatgtgctatgactcccaagtttgatgactcggtctcaaccgaattctagcttagccgactttgatcctgagattgaaagaactttgttacacactcggcaagctagacggaggttggactatacggctagtacttcggcctctcttgaggaacatactgaatcactagacggtaccgagagtgacttggagtctgctacttcatattcttctgttggcatcactaatacatctttgcatcccacAGGTGAACCATACATGACGGAGCCACGCtggatcactttgcatgaacaAAGGGCTCCGGACATCATACtccaacctttgcaagcaaggtatcccaaccttgatccaaactttgagttgaagaatagcttgataaatctactcccCAAGAATCATGGGCTTCCGGGTCAAGACCCTATCCGAcatctgagagattttcaagttgcttgttccaCGGCTCGAAGACATGGAGCCAATGaggtggctattatggtttttgcctttcccttctctcttgaggggcaaacaaaaacatggttttattcgcaACCGGATGAGATTGTAACCAATTAGgattcttgagaagagagtttctagataagttCTTTCCGCCAGAGAAGACCAATTATATCCGGAAGGAGATCTTGGGTATAATGCAaaaagaccaagagagtttgtatgagtattggtctaGGTTCAAGAGGctgttggaatcttgtccacaccatggattggaCACTCACTTGCTTATTAGTTACTTCACcagaggtctttgtgcggaagatagaagattgctcactgcttctagtggtggttccctctCCAAAAACAAGACGGTGGGAAAAGCTTAgagcttgataaatgatgttgccgaggctgCACAACATGTAAGAGTAAGGAGCAACCCCCTCAAGGGTGTGGCAGAAGCATCCCCTTCCGAAACAAGCTTAACCAAGgcgcttggggatatgaccactatCCTTACGGagatacaaaaagatcaaaaggaattcTACtctatccaagccatccaagccccaccccaagttgctcaacttgaaggccctcctagaatttgtggtttgtgctctagcaccacgcATTACACCAATCAATGTCACCAAATTCAAGAGGAGTACACCCTTGCCGTAGCCAATGTGAACTACAACAACCGTCAACCCAATCCCTCTCAAGGCCAAAATAACTATTCTCATGGCAATAATcacaatcaagggtggagggataatgcacaagggagaaatcaaaatcaaagatggAATACCTCTTCTTCTCACTACAACAACAATCAATCTTTAttccaataccaccataacaacaacaaccaccaagctAACCAAAATTACCCCAACCAAGCTTTccatcaaaaccaaaacaactacaccaagtaccaagcaccacatcaaagataacaatccaaccaatcctcCTCCTCTTCCACTAACCAAGTTGATGAACTTAGAGCCACTATGGAGAAACGAGAcaagagcaacaaggctcaatttgatgccatGAGCGCTCAATTGGCCAATCTCACCGATATGATTTCAAAGTTGACCATGTCCTCCTCAAACAACAACACCAAcaaaccctcaagctcttctaatctTCCGTCCCAACTCCTTCCAAAtccaaagggcggtctcaacgccattacTCTACGGTCGagaactacattggaggagatacctcctagggtcatggaagacattcatgaagaagaagtggttgttgaagttccacatgaagaagaggaggtagacaaaaggcgTGAGGAAGAAGAGGCAAGCTTTAAGGAACCCAaaaggaaagctatagtggatgaatctattcctatcccattcccttccatggtgaagaaggcacAGAAGACTCCGGAGTTTGATTTAaatatgcttcaagtgttcaagaaggttgaggtaaccataccacttcttgatgctattcaacgaattccgaagtatgcaaaatttttgaaggacttgtgtacacacaaggataggataggagagttggagacattgTCCTTGGAAAGTTCCATTTCTTCCTTAATGAAGCCTATTCCAgaaaaatgtggtgaccctggaccgtgtTTGGTATCTTGTCGTATTGGTGGGCGTACTTTCCATGACTGTATATGTGATCTAGGGGCTTGGGTAAGCATCATGCCATtttctatctttgtgcggttgaaCTTAGCTctattaaagaagtcggcggcgaaatttgccttagccgataagagtgtgatcactgtgatgggaatagcagaagatgtacttgtggtaATCAAGGACTTGGTATTTCCAATTGACTTCTACATCTTTGAAATTCCGCCAACAGAGAATAGAAATGACCCTTCCtaaagacctctaaattcaagttagatacCTTCACCGGCATATATTcttttgaggttggagacaagactatcaagtttaatttggaagaagccatgaaacacCCTCCCGAAGAGTATTCCGtactccgatgtgatgtaatcgatgaggTGGTAGCGGAGGTACGAagagaagaccacaacaagttgtgctaccctattattgaggagacggatgaccaagagggtgaacaagagaaagttgttgagaataaactccaggagcttgatgaaaaggaacctcaacttgaggcaaagagtgaactgaagcctcttccatctcatttcaaGTATgttttcttagaggacaaccaaaggtttccggtcattattgctagtgagctttctagtgaagaagaaggaaagctCCTAGATGTCCGAAGAAAGtccaagaaggcaattggttggagcttGGCCgacattgtggggattgaccctcgcAAGTGTATGCATCGTatctttctccaagagggagctcggcCGGTCAGACAAccgcaaagaaggctcaaccccaCCATCCATGATGTAGTGAAGAaggtgaccaggctacttgatgcgggtatcatatacccgaTTTCTgatagtgagtgggtgagcccggtccaggttgtgCCAAAGAAATCGGGCATTACTGCAGTTAAGAAgaatgatggtgaagtggtcaccaagaaaGTACAAAATGGTTGGCgggtgtgcatcgattatagaaggttgaatgtcgctacaaggaaggaccacAATCCTTTGCCCTTTATTGACCAGATGTTGGACCGACTGGCAGGTAAAtcctattattgctttcttgatggtttcgctggttacttccagattcacattgctcctgaggatcaggaaaagaccagaTTCACTTGTCCCTTTGGTGCCTTTTCTTACAAAAGAATGCCATTTaggctatgcaatgcacctgctattTTTCAGtggtgtgatgacaagtcatcatatgataatttttcaagcatttttgcacttgttcattaggttttatgcactttcttgcattgtaagtaagtaatttggagcggaattgcatggtttacttgaatcaatcaaccaccctttaattgatactaaatcatgaggtttaagctaaatttaattggttTTTGGATGATTTAtaaatcttgtgaatttggtgatactttgattggttgttttgattacttgtaggtgaagaaaagaagaaaacaagaaagcgtagcctaagaagcgtggcccaaggaagagaaaagtgtggcaaaggaaagaaagaagcATGGCACAATGAAGGAGGAAAGCCACAATGCTCTCTCCAAGAGCTCAGTGCTCTCCAAGGGAGCACAACAATaaaccaaggaagcaaggcttggatgctacgctccccttgagagcggagcacaataATGGaccaagaaagaaaggggagaagCATGATGCTCTGCTCTTGtcaagagcattatcgggcttcacCCAAAAATAAATTCAAGGAAATAGCTTACCAATTCTTGCAACAAGGCTCGAAC contains the following coding sequences:
- the LOC107633197 gene encoding uncharacterized protein LOC107633197, encoding MPLYAKFLKELITKKRSWQEKETVILTQECSAIIQKGLPPKLKDPGSFLIPCTIGSIAIDKSLYDLGASINLMPLTMMKKMMIEELKPTRMSLQLADRSIKIPNGVVENLLVKVGNFIFPADFVVLDMDKEGSNSVILGRPFLATARTIIDVEKGEIIFRVHDEQMTINVFKAMQYPAEKESCMRVDVVDSLVEEVFETNHQVKQEEVQDIQEQEENKLEAPEEPSEAKKEEAPQQELKPLPPHLKYAFLGEKDSFPVIINSTLSAEEEEKLLVVLRAHKDVLGWTIDDLKGISPTICMHKILLEENFKPVVQPQRRLNPTMEEVVQKEVLKLCKAGIIYPISDSPWVSPVQVVPKKGGMTVIVNEKNELIPTRTVTGWRMCIDYRRLNDVTRKDHFPLPFIDQMLERLAGHAYYYFLDGYSGEGIEVDKAKVEIIEKLSLPTNVKAVRSFLGHAGFYRRFIKDFSKIAKPLSNLLVVRNPFSFDDECKYAFETLKARLTIAPIITPPSWGLPFELMCDASNLAIGVVLGQRKEKKLHVIYYASKDAKPRLIRWVLLLQEFDIEIKDRKGSKNQVADHLSRLPQDAYQDTFQSVNEEFPDEHLLQIQHTPWFADMANYKAGRSIPQEYTKQQVKKMLHEAKLFFWDEPFLFKRCPDGMIKRCVPEVEMKDILWHCHNSSYGGHFGAERTAAKVLQSSFY